CGAGGAAGATTTTCATAAAGCGAATAGGTAAAAAGTAATATAATAAAGAGTAAGAGAAACAATGACACTACCTACAATTTTTAATCATAACATTAAGAAGCTTCATTACCTCTTCTAAAATTAATTCTATCTTAGAATGAGACCCTTGGGTAGCGTAGCCCAAACGTCTTGATATTTTTAACTGTGTCTCAAGTTCTGATCCTGAACCAAAGGCAAAAGTGAGAAAATGGCCATATTCTTTACCTTTTCTCCGATAACCCTCTGCAATATTTGACGGTATAGAAACAGAGGCTCTTCTCATTTGAGAACTTAGACCGTAAATTTCAGACTTTGGAAATGTACTTGTGAGAATATACACTTCATGGACTATGTCCATGCCTTTTTGCCATGCTTTTATCTTTTCATAACCCTTCGAAAGATCCATTTTACTTTTTTACTCTTTACTTATTACAAATTACTCCCCGCCTCGATGACGTGCTCTACTAGTGCGTGGGTGTACCCCACTTCGTTGTCATACCAAGCGAGAACTTTGACTAGATTGCCGTCAACGACTCGGGTGAGACCAAGGTCGGCAATCGAAGCGAAAGCCGACCCCACAATATCAGATGACACGAGAGGCTCATCTGTGACCGAAAAGACTTTCTGCCAGCGAGGATCGGCTGCGGCTTTTTTCAAAATAGTATTTACTTCTTCGGCCGTTGTCGCCCGTTTAGCTATAAAAGTAACATCCACAATAGAGCCGGCAATCACCGGTACACGTAAAGAGATGCCATCGAACTTTCCAGCAAGCTGAGGCAGTGCGAGAGTGACGGCTATGGCCGCCCCGGTCGAAGTGGGCACTATATTATGGGCCGCCGCGCGACCCTCCTTCCAATCTTTTTTAGCCGGACCATCCACTATAGACTGCGAAGCGGTGTATCCATGTGTAGTATTGAGCAAAGCTTTTTCAATCCCAATCGCTTCATCGAGAATAGCCATCAGAGGACTGGCGGCGTTGGTGGTACAC
Above is a window of Candidatus Paceibacterota bacterium DNA encoding:
- a CDS encoding four helix bundle protein produces the protein MDLSKGYEKIKAWQKGMDIVHEVYILTSTFPKSEIYGLSSQMRRASVSIPSNIAEGYRRKGKEYGHFLTFAFGSGSELETQLKISRRLGYATQGSHSKIELILEEVMKLLNVMIKNCR
- the gap gene encoding type I glyceraldehyde-3-phosphate dehydrogenase, whose product is MKKIKVAINGAGRIGRAFYKLASKRDDLEIVAINDLADIGNIAYLLKYDSAYGPSGLDVRVGEDKGEGKAEGQKNLIINGKETKYLSEKDPAALPWKDLGVDVVVESTGLFTSREKSQAHITAGAKRVVISAPSKDAAGAPQAATILMGINDEKFKDSPVTSNASCTTNAASPLMAILDEAIGIEKALLNTTHGYTASQSIVDGPAKKDWKEGRAAAHNIVPTSTGAAIAVTLALPQLAGKFDGISLRVPVIAGSIVDVTFIAKRATTAEEVNTILKKAAADPRWQKVFSVTDEPLVSSDIVGSAFASIADLGLTRVVDGNLVKVLAWYDNEVGYTHALVEHVIEAGSNL